Proteins encoded in a region of the Labrus mixtus chromosome 19, fLabMix1.1, whole genome shotgun sequence genome:
- the chst2b gene encoding carbohydrate sulfotransferase 2 has product MRGKQYHQPLKLTAPWEKDAGFGRKLKTYRNHTKIIAQPGIVMKVLRRKRIVLFMAYFLLLVLTMLNLANYKWTKEPQQCNHQMRSTTYQSRSDIRFLYRPSMAKKRQLVYVLTTWRSGSSFFGELFNQNPEVFFLYEPMWHIWQKLYPGDAVSLQGAARDMLSSLYRCDLSVFQLYNSPGGKNFTSLGLFGATLNKVVCSFPLCSAYRKEVVGMVDDKVCKKCPPQSLRLLEEECLKYNTIVIKGVRILDVNVLAPLMEDPSLDLKVIHLVRDPRAVANSRIKSRHGLIRENLQVVRSRDPKLRRIPFVDPGHKANKKDGSDYHSIGAMEVICDRTSRTLRTALNPPAWLKGKYMAVRYEDLVENPAKILRSIYRFTNLTANHDIETFALNMTSGSSSSSKPFIVSSRNATQAASAWRTVLSIQQIKQVEDYCHHAMSVLGYERVRTAGEAKDLGKSLLTHSKL; this is encoded by the coding sequence ATGAGAGGCAAACAATATCATCAACCACTGAAGTTGACAGCGCCCTGGGAGAAGGATGCTGGCTTTGGGAGGAAGCTCAAAACCTACAGGAACCACACCAAGATAATAGCTCAGCCGGGCATCGTGATGAAAGTCCTCCGCAGGAAGAGGATCGTCTTATTTATGGCCTATTTCCTGCTGCTCGTGCTCACCATGCTCAACCTGGCTAATTACAAGTGGACCAAAGAGCCACAGCAGTGCAACCACCAGATGAGGAGCACCACGTACCAGAGCAGATCGGACATCCGCTTCCTGTACAGGCCGTCCATGGCGAAGAAGAGGCAGCTGGTCTACGTGCTGACCACGTGGAGGTCGGGGTCGTCGTTCTTCGGGGAGCTTTTCAACCAGAATCCCGAGGTGTTCTTCCTGTACGAGCCGATGTGGCACATCTGGCAGAAGCTGTACCCGGGCGACGCCGTGTCTCTGCAGGGGGCGGCGAGGGACATGCTCAGCTCGTTGTACCGCTGCGACCTGTCCGTGTTCCAGCTTTACAACAGCCCCGGGGGGAAGAACTTCACCTCCCTGGGACTGTTCGGGGCCACCCTCAATAAGGTGGTGTGCTCCTTCCCCCTGTGCTCCGCCTACAGGAAGGAGGTGGTGGGGATGGTGGACGATAAGGTGTGTAAGAAATGCCCCCCTCAAAGCCTTAGACTGTTGGAGGAGGAGTGCCTGAAGTACAACACCATAGTCATAAAGGGGGTCCGGATTTTGGACGTTAACGTGCTGGCCCCCCTCATGGAGGATCCCTCCTTGGATTTGAAGGTGATACACCTGGTCAGAGACCCTCGGGCGGTGGCCAACTCCAGGATCAAATCCAGGCACGGTTTGATACGGGAGAACTTACAGGTGGTCCGCAGCAGGGACCCGAAACTGCGCCGGATCCCTTTTGTGGATCCGGGTCACAAAGCCAACAAGAAGGACGGCTCGGACTACCACTCAATCGGGGCCATGGAGGTGATCTGCGACCGCACCTCCAGGACTCTGAGGACTGCCTTAAACCCGCCGGCCTGGCTGAAGGGGAAGTACATGGCGGTGCGCTACGAGGACCTGGTGGAGAACCCGGCGAAGATCCTGCGGAGCATCTACCGCTTCACCAACCTCACCGCCAACCACGACATCGAGACGTTTGCGCTGAACATGACCAGCGGCTCGAGCTCCTCCTCCAAGCCGTTCATCGTCTCCTCCAGGAACGCCACGCAGGCGGCGAGCGCGTGGAGGACGGTGCTCAGCATCCAGCAGATCAAACAGGTGGAGGACTACTGCCACCACGCCATGTCCGTGCTGGGCTACGAGAGGGTCAGAACAGCCGGGGAGGCCAAGGACTTGGGCAAATCACTTCTGACTCACTCCAAACTGTAA